AGGAGACGAGGGTTCCCCGCTTCATCTCATCACTGTAAGGAATTCTGACACGGAGGTAATTATCGCTGGTTCCTTCCCAGAATTTATCTTCACCCGACTTTTTTTCTTCCTCTAAAAGGACTTGCGCTGTACGGTCTGTTTGCTGTTCAAGATAATTTTTGTAGGATTTTGAGGATATCCCCCTGATTTCTTCTGTTCTTTCTCCGGTAATCCGCTCTGGAATCTTGGGTTTCATCTCCCAGGCAGCGGTGTCCGGACGGGCCGAAAACGGGAAAACATGGATACGGGCGAAATCTATCTGTTTCAGGGATGTAACGGTAACATTATGCTCAGTTTCCGTCTCTCCGGGAAATCCGGCAATGATATCGGCTGCGATAAAGGGGTTATCCTTTAATTCTCTTAAGCGGGCAACCGCATCTATAACGGCCTGTGATCCATAGGGGCGGTTCATTCTCTTCAACACTGAATCACTCAGTGACTGAGCGGACACATGAAAATGAGAACAGATTCTGGGATGGGATAATATTGACAGATCCCTTTCCAGCAATGTTTTAGGTTCCAGTGAAGATAATCTGATTCTGAAATGATCGGTTTCTTCAATTATCCGGTGCAGAAGGTCTGATAAATTCATACTGCCGTCCCGGTATGAATCGATATTGACTCCCGTAAGTACAACTTCCTCGTAACCTCCGGCTTCCAGATCCTTCAGCCTCTCCATCAGAGTATCTGAACTGAGACTGACAGACTTTCCCCTGGCCAGGCAGACACGGCAATAGGCACAGCGGTGGTCACAGCCGTCCTGTATCTTCAAAAAAGCCCTGGCATGGAAGTTAAAATCGGCTGCGGAAAAGCGGAATCGCCCTTCAGACTCATCAATTCCGGGAGATTGTGATTCAAGCCAGAATCCGGCACTCCTGTAGAGTTCCTGACCTTCAGATTGACCACTGCCCAGAAATCCTGCCATATCCATGATAAGATCCTTCCGGTCAAGGGCTACCGAGAGTACATTGTCTCCCAGTTCTCCGATAAGTTCGGGTTCCAACTGGGCATAACAACCTGTAACAATAACAAGAGACTCAGGATAATCCCGGCTGGTCTTCCGGATCACACGCCGGGCTTTCTGCTCACTCTTTGAGGTAACTGTACATGTATTGACCACATAGACATCAGCAGGATCGGAAAATTCAACAATATCAAAGCCCTGTTTTTCAAAGGCTTCGGCCAGAGCTTCAGTTTCACACTGATTAAGCTTACAGCCGAATGTAAAAAATGCTGCTTTCATTATTGATCCCTAACGGTTCTCTCTGATCCGCTCCAGTCCTTTACGGGCTTCCTGCAGTGATGGCTGAAGAACCAGTGCCTGATTATAGGCTTCTTCGGCGGAATCAAGTTTTTCAGCGCCTTCCCGGGCATAACCCAGACGGGACCACCAGCGGGCGGCTGAGGGGACATGATATAAGGCAGTAGAAAGAGCTATATCCGCATGATTGTATTTTCCAAGACGGATATAGGTTTCTCCCATGTAGTAGTAAACCTGACCGATTCTGTCTCCCGTAGGATTCAGAGAGACATACTGCTGAAAGTAGGACAGGCTCTTTTCGTGATTTCCAAGATAATAGTGGGCTTCACCCAGGTTCTCAATGACTCTTGCATCATAACGGGACAATCCCAGAGCATCTTCTCCGTATTTCAGGGCATCATCATAGCGTCCCAGACGGATCAGTCCCCATCCAAGAACTGTATAGGAATCCATTCGCTGTATAAGTTGTGTATCATCATAGGATGCCAGCTCTTCGAGACAGATGGTAACCGACTGTTCATAATCACCCTGCCGGTACAGTTTGAGGGCATCTATTTTTTCCTGAGCCCCCAGAGGCATCAGCGCTGCAAGACATATAAAAAGAACAAGGTTCTGTATTTTATTTTTCAAGAGAATCCTCCGCGGGTACCATTCTGCTCACTCCTTCAAAGCGGCAGCCGGTCTCCATAATAATTTTGGGTGCAGTAATATCACCGATCACTTCGGCATTCCCCATGAGTTCAACCTGTGATTCTGCATAAACATTGCCTTTAACACGCCCCCGCACATGAATAGAACGGGCGCCGATCTCGGCGGTAACATCTGCGTTTTCCGCAATATATAAATCTCCACCGGCCTGTATGTTTCCTTCAAACTTACCCTTGATCATCAGTTCCTGAGTAAAAGAAAGTTCTCCGATAAAGCTGATATCTTCAGCCAGTACAGTATCCAGTTTATGTTCTTTGATTTTACGTGAATGTATTTCAGCCATTCAGATCTCCTACGCTTTCTATAGAATCAAATGTTCCAAGCATTTTTTCAATTCCTTTGTGCAGATCTTTCCGCATACTGCTCGTATAAGGATTATACTTCTGCAGATCAAGAAACAGCTGCCAGGGATCATTACATGTCTGTTTTACAATATTCTGCAGTGCTTCATAACCGGCGGTGGCCATTGAACTGGGATGAAGATTCATCTCATCCAGAGTTCTTCCTATAAAGTGGGTAATACCCTGAGTATAGGCAGCCTCTTTGTCATGCTCATGGGCTGTCATTTCCTGAACAGCCAGACCGATTCTCCTGAAATGATCTTTCCAGAGAATATAGTCCTCATCACTGATCCGCTCTTTACACATCACCACTGGGAGCCCTTTCACACCGTTCTTTCCTGAATCCGGACCGAACATGGGGTGTGTACCCAGTATATCTACAGTTTGGGGAAGATACTTCTTCATCATCTCCATGGGATAAACCTTAACTGAACAGGTATCCACCACAAGGGTACCCGGTTTCAGCAGAGGAGCTATTTCCGGAAGGACCTGTTCCATGGAAGAGATAGCATTGCACAGGAAGACAACATGTGCATCCATAAGCTCTTCAAGACCTACCCTCTCAACACCTTCAGGCGTGAGTCTGTCAGGATTCCGCGAATATGCTTTCACCTTAAAAGACTGTGATAATAATGAAGCCCAGAAAGAGCCGAAGCGCCCCAGGCCGTACACGGCAATTTGCATTTTCTTATCATACAGAAAAAACCCGAAGATGCAAAGTCAAAACTTCATCTGAAATACAGAGATAGTAGAGAGGGTTTCAAACTGTATTAATCAGGCGAGCCTTCTTTTCCTGTTCTCTAAAAAGGTTTATAGTAATTGGAAACTATGGGTACTGCTGTTTTGACCTGAGGTTATATTACAGCGGACCCCAATTGTAATATTCAGGAGATGTTAAAATATGTCATTCGTTGCAGATATGAAAGCAAAAGCAGTAATCATGCAGAAAAAACTGGTTCTTCCCGAAGGAACCGAAGCCCGTACCCTGGCCGCCGCCAGAATCATCATAGATGAAAAGATTGCCTCTGAAGTATTTCTTGTAGGTGATACTGCCGCCATCAAAGCAGCAGCAGCCGACGAGTCAGTTTCTCTTGATGGACTGACAGTGGTTGATCCTTCTTCATCCGCTCTTCTTGACACATATGCTCAGGAATACCATGAACTTAGAAAACATAAGGGTTTGAGTCTTGAAGATGCTAAAGAACAGATTAAGGATAACCTGAAATGGGGAGCCATGATGGTCCGCAAGGGTGATGCCGATGCAATGGTAGCCGGTGCAGACAATCCTACCGGAAAAGTACTTGTTGCCGGTTTTACAATTATTAAAACATCTCCCGGTGTTTCATCGGCTTCTTCATGTTTCGTAATGGACTTTCCCGAAAAGAAATGGGGTCAGGACGGACTGATGATATTTTCAGACTGTGCCACCATTCCCGATCCCACTGTAGATCAGCTGGCCGAGATCACCATCCAGTCTTCAGTATCCTGTAAGACCTTTCTGCAGGTAGAGCCTCTGACCGCTATGCTCTCTTTCTCTACCAAAGGTTCTGCGTCCCACCCCAATGTGGACAAGGTTACCGATGCACTTAAAATCGTTAAAGAAAGAGCTCCCGAACTCAATGTTGATGGTGAAATGCAGCTTGATGCAGCTATCGTTGAGAGCGTAGGGGCAAAAAAAGCACCCGGTTCTTCTGTTGCAGGAAAAGCCAACACTCTGATCTTCCCCGACCTCCAGTCCGGAAATATCGGATACAAACTGGCTCAGAGATTTGGAAATGCAGGTGCATACGGCCCCTTCCTTCAGGGATTTGCAAAACCCATCTCCGACCTTTCCAGAGGATGTTCAGTGGAAGACATCGTCAACACTGTATCTGTAACAATGACTCAGGTGGAAGACTGATATAAAACTATGAATGTAATCATAATGGGATACGGCCGTATGGGTCGTGAAGTAGAAAAGATACTCCTTGAACGTGGCCACCGGATAGTTTCCCGCGTGGATTCCGGCGGATACGGCGATGAACTCAGAGCATCGGAAGAGTCTTTGAAGGCTGCAGATGCGGTTATTGAATTTGCTCTTCCCGACGGTATTGAGAAAAATGCAGCACTTTACAGTCAGTATGACCTTAAGGCTGTCATAGGCACCACAGGCTGGGCGGAAAATAAAGAGACCATATTAAAACCCTTTGAAAGCGGAAAGGGAGCCTATCTTTACGGTTCCAATTTCTCTATCGGAGCCCACCTTTTCTTCAGAATGACAGCTGCCGCATCCCGTATGATCAACAAAGTTGAAGAATATGATGTAATGATCACTGAGTATCATCACAATAAGAAAGTGGATGCACCCTCGGGTACAGCTCTTACTGCAGCTCAGCTGGTAGTGGATAATCTGGACCGCAAAAAGGAGATTCTCCCGGGAAATCCCACGGGAGCAATTAAGGCAGAACAGCTTCATGTGGCATCAGTCCGGGGCGGGTATATTCCAGGGATTCATACCCTGACCCTCGACTCACCGGCTGATACTCTGGAAATCACACACAGTGCCCGTAACAGAGGCGGTTTTGCCCTGGGTGCTGTTATGGCTGCCGAGTGGTTGTCTGCCGATGAAGGCCGCAGAGGTGTTTTTACGGTGGATGATTTTATCAATGACTTATTGGACTCTTGAACCAAAGTAAAATATAACTAAGAGAAGAAAACAAGGAGCAATCAATGTACACAGGCGTATATACCGCATTAGTCACACCTTTTGATGAGAATAGGGAAATTGATAAGGATTGCCTGAAAAAAATTGTTCAGTTTCAGCTGAGCAAGGGAATATCCGGACTGGTTCCCGTTGGTACAACCGGAGAAAGCCCCACCGTTTCTCACGAAGAGAATATTGAAGTGATAGAGATTGTTGTAAAGGAAGTAGATGGTAAAATACCCGTCATAGCCGGTACAGGATCAAACTCTACTGACGAAGCAATCCGGATGACCAAACTGGCCAAAGCAATTGGTGCCGATGCCAGTCTGCAGGTTTCACCCTACTACAACAAACCCACCCAGGAAGGCCTTTACCAGCATTTCATGGCCATTGCCGATGCGGTGGACCTCCCCATAATGGTTTACAACGTCAAAGGCAGAACCGGTGTGAATATCGAGACTGATACGCTGATGCGCATGGCAAAACATGAAAATATCGTGGCTGTAAAAGAGGCCAGCGGTGATCTGAATCAGATGATGGAGGTGATCCGCCGGAAACCTGCCGATTTTTCAGTTCTCTCCGGAGATGATAATCTGGCACTGCCTCTGACTCTGATGGGTGGCAACGGTGTTGTATCGGTTGCCGCTAATATCATACCCCAGTGGATGGAAGAACTGATTCAGGCTGCCCGTCGTGGTGATCTGGAAAAAGCAAAAACAATTCACTACGAACTGCTTCCTCTGTTTAAGAGCATGTTTCTGGAAACGAACCCCATTCCTGTAAAATGGGCAATGAGTGAGATGGGACTGGTAAAAGATATATTCAGACTGCCTCTCTGCTCTCCTGGGGAAGAGACAAAAGTAAAAATCAGAGAAGCCCTGAAGAATCAGGGTCTGCTCTGATAAAAGATATATCGCAGTAAAAAATATATTGAAATAAAAGGCTTCCCTCAGGGGGAGCTTTTTTTATAAACCGCCAGAGACTTTCCATCCTCTCTGACCAGATCCCAACCACTCTGTGCGCCCAGAACTCTCAGGGATTCAGAATTGTAAAAACGTATATGAGTGGGATCTTCCTTATACCACCACCCCTTGAAATCAACAGAATCTACAGACGGCAGAAACTGTGTTTTAAGGCTGAGGACGGCTCCATCAGCAGCCAGGTCATTCAGTCTTTTAAACTCTTTCAGGGGATCATGAATATGTTCCAGAACCTCACAGAGGAGGATAAGAGAGAAAGGTCCTTCATCCGGGTCCGGCCATCGGGGAGCAAAAAAGGGGTCGTATGAAAATACGGGATAACCCTCTGACTCCAGAAGTTCTGTGAGAACCGGCCGGGGACCACTTCCGAAATCAAGAATATTTCCTTCATGATACCAGGGTACAACCGAGCTTTTAATAAAAGAGCCCAACCAGTTGCGGTACCCCTCATCCTCTTTATCATTCCTGTGCAGTTCATAACGTGCCAGCTCTTCATCAGGCCGGGGAAGACTTAGGATTGATTGAAATACCAGACTACATGAGGGGCAGAGAAAGAAAAATCGTTTTACCTCTGATTCACTCCTCCCCTTTTTACCGGTTTTATAAAAAAATTTGCCCCCTCCAGAGCAGACGGGGCAAATTTCATCGGGCATCAGCTCTCTAAACCGGGATCAACATCGGCCAGACGATCAGAGAGACTTACAAACTGATCCACAGTGATCCTTTCAGGACGCCAGGTCAGATCAATTCCCTCTTCTTCAAAAACCTTGAAAAGAACGTCCTTACCGAAGCGGGCAAATCTTTGTCCCGACATGGCACTCAGGTTATTCTGAATGGTTTTGCGGCGGGATACGAAAATATCCCGAATCAGGGTCTGAAACAGAATCCTGTTTTTTATATTGTCATACTTTCCATGGGGAGTCAGGCAGACAATACGGGATGATACCCGGGGAACCGGGTAAAAAGATCCCGGTTTGAGAACTCCGCAGTCCTTTACATCAAAGGCGGACTGACAGAGAATTGAAAAAGATGAGTAATTTTTATTTCCGGGAGCCGACGTCATTCGCTCCCCCATCTCACTCTGCACCGTAAGCACCAGTCTGGACGGGAGCATATTTTTTTCTACAAAGCTGGCAATGATGGCGGATGCTGCATTATAGGGAAGGTTTCCCAGAACTTTATCCGGTTTTCCATTGGCATCTCTTTCGGCCTCCCAGGTCTTGATAAAATCTCCGGCAACCAGAGAGAAACGATCAAAAGGGGCCATGGCACGACCCAGATATTCTACATAACCGGGATCAATCTCAAAGGCTGTGAAGTCAACGGGATTGGCAGCAGCCATTTTTGTCATGGCTCCAAGGCCGGGACCGATTTCCCATAACCTGTCATTCTCCTGTAGATCCAGCTGCTT
This DNA window, taken from Oceanispirochaeta sp. M1, encodes the following:
- the mtaB gene encoding tRNA (N(6)-L-threonylcarbamoyladenosine(37)-C(2))-methylthiotransferase MtaB encodes the protein MKAAFFTFGCKLNQCETEALAEAFEKQGFDIVEFSDPADVYVVNTCTVTSKSEQKARRVIRKTSRDYPESLVIVTGCYAQLEPELIGELGDNVLSVALDRKDLIMDMAGFLGSGQSEGQELYRSAGFWLESQSPGIDESEGRFRFSAADFNFHARAFLKIQDGCDHRCAYCRVCLARGKSVSLSSDTLMERLKDLEAGGYEEVVLTGVNIDSYRDGSMNLSDLLHRIIEETDHFRIRLSSLEPKTLLERDLSILSHPRICSHFHVSAQSLSDSVLKRMNRPYGSQAVIDAVARLRELKDNPFIAADIIAGFPGETETEHNVTVTSLKQIDFARIHVFPFSARPDTAAWEMKPKIPERITGERTEEIRGISSKSYKNYLEQQTDRTAQVLLEEEKKSGEDKFWEGTSDNYLRVRIPYSDEMKRGTLVSCRIVSEKNGTLYGKSE
- a CDS encoding tetratricopeptide repeat protein, coding for MKNKIQNLVLFICLAALMPLGAQEKIDALKLYRQGDYEQSVTICLEELASYDDTQLIQRMDSYTVLGWGLIRLGRYDDALKYGEDALGLSRYDARVIENLGEAHYYLGNHEKSLSYFQQYVSLNPTGDRIGQVYYYMGETYIRLGKYNHADIALSTALYHVPSAARWWSRLGYAREGAEKLDSAEEAYNQALVLQPSLQEARKGLERIRENR
- a CDS encoding polymer-forming cytoskeletal protein, which translates into the protein MAEIHSRKIKEHKLDTVLAEDISFIGELSFTQELMIKGKFEGNIQAGGDLYIAENADVTAEIGARSIHVRGRVKGNVYAESQVELMGNAEVIGDITAPKIIMETGCRFEGVSRMVPAEDSLEK
- a CDS encoding prephenate dehydrogenase/arogenate dehydrogenase family protein; translated protein: MQIAVYGLGRFGSFWASLLSQSFKVKAYSRNPDRLTPEGVERVGLEELMDAHVVFLCNAISSMEQVLPEIAPLLKPGTLVVDTCSVKVYPMEMMKKYLPQTVDILGTHPMFGPDSGKNGVKGLPVVMCKERISDEDYILWKDHFRRIGLAVQEMTAHEHDKEAAYTQGITHFIGRTLDEMNLHPSSMATAGYEALQNIVKQTCNDPWQLFLDLQKYNPYTSSMRKDLHKGIEKMLGTFDSIESVGDLNG
- the pta gene encoding phosphate acetyltransferase is translated as MSFVADMKAKAVIMQKKLVLPEGTEARTLAAARIIIDEKIASEVFLVGDTAAIKAAAADESVSLDGLTVVDPSSSALLDTYAQEYHELRKHKGLSLEDAKEQIKDNLKWGAMMVRKGDADAMVAGADNPTGKVLVAGFTIIKTSPGVSSASSCFVMDFPEKKWGQDGLMIFSDCATIPDPTVDQLAEITIQSSVSCKTFLQVEPLTAMLSFSTKGSASHPNVDKVTDALKIVKERAPELNVDGEMQLDAAIVESVGAKKAPGSSVAGKANTLIFPDLQSGNIGYKLAQRFGNAGAYGPFLQGFAKPISDLSRGCSVEDIVNTVSVTMTQVED
- the dapB gene encoding 4-hydroxy-tetrahydrodipicolinate reductase, with translation MNVIIMGYGRMGREVEKILLERGHRIVSRVDSGGYGDELRASEESLKAADAVIEFALPDGIEKNAALYSQYDLKAVIGTTGWAENKETILKPFESGKGAYLYGSNFSIGAHLFFRMTAAASRMINKVEEYDVMITEYHHNKKVDAPSGTALTAAQLVVDNLDRKKEILPGNPTGAIKAEQLHVASVRGGYIPGIHTLTLDSPADTLEITHSARNRGGFALGAVMAAEWLSADEGRRGVFTVDDFINDLLDS
- the dapA gene encoding 4-hydroxy-tetrahydrodipicolinate synthase, with the protein product MYTGVYTALVTPFDENREIDKDCLKKIVQFQLSKGISGLVPVGTTGESPTVSHEENIEVIEIVVKEVDGKIPVIAGTGSNSTDEAIRMTKLAKAIGADASLQVSPYYNKPTQEGLYQHFMAIADAVDLPIMVYNVKGRTGVNIETDTLMRMAKHENIVAVKEASGDLNQMMEVIRRKPADFSVLSGDDNLALPLTLMGGNGVVSVAANIIPQWMEELIQAARRGDLEKAKTIHYELLPLFKSMFLETNPIPVKWAMSEMGLVKDIFRLPLCSPGEETKVKIREALKNQGLL
- a CDS encoding class I SAM-dependent methyltransferase → MPDEICPVCSGGGKFFYKTGKKGRSESEVKRFFFLCPSCSLVFQSILSLPRPDEELARYELHRNDKEDEGYRNWLGSFIKSSVVPWYHEGNILDFGSGPRPVLTELLESEGYPVFSYDPFFAPRWPDPDEGPFSLILLCEVLEHIHDPLKEFKRLNDLAADGAVLSLKTQFLPSVDSVDFKGWWYKEDPTHIRFYNSESLRVLGAQSGWDLVREDGKSLAVYKKSSP
- the rsmA gene encoding 16S rRNA (adenine(1518)-N(6)/adenine(1519)-N(6))-dimethyltransferase RsmA is translated as MMGLGPRKRWGQNFLINRGAREKIVKQLDLQENDRLWEIGPGLGAMTKMAAANPVDFTAFEIDPGYVEYLGRAMAPFDRFSLVAGDFIKTWEAERDANGKPDKVLGNLPYNAASAIIASFVEKNMLPSRLVLTVQSEMGERMTSAPGNKNYSSFSILCQSAFDVKDCGVLKPGSFYPVPRVSSRIVCLTPHGKYDNIKNRILFQTLIRDIFVSRRKTIQNNLSAMSGQRFARFGKDVLFKVFEEEGIDLTWRPERITVDQFVSLSDRLADVDPGLES